A genomic segment from Flavobacterium litorale encodes:
- a CDS encoding TonB-dependent receptor plug domain-containing protein: MNKVITLALFLCTTVLFAQKSPVLYGVLLDERNVPIEGVNVYYDLPSGRVNATTDRTGFYQITIPVDTPVDVYFEHISFKISSIQNVQMGYNDTFEFNSFMLTGSETLKGVVITSNTGRRRVEGITSISPETIRKIPGANAGVENIIKLLGGNSNNELSTQYAVRGGNYDENLVYVEDIEIYRPFLIRSGQQEGLSFTNTAMVENVEFSAGGFQARYGDKLSSVLDITYRRPKEFGAELEASFLGGSLTLESISKNKKWSGIVGARYRDNSLLVNSRETETNFRPTFADIQTMVNFKPSDKWELSFLGNISQNKYYFEPLTRQTNFGTIDEPIALQIFYEGEERDEYETYFGAFKSTYEVSENFTFKVIGSIYHTQEQEHFDILAQYALGEVDTNIGSDTFGDIQSARGVGSQLNHGRNDLDALIINAEVKGFHDIEKHRIEWGVKYTREDIRDRLVEWEVIDSAGFSLPAPVIDRPINDQPYNPYTGPLTPYQNVRATNFAEVNRFSGYAQWSKRAKLGNSDIWMNAGVRAHQWQVNVEGGSSGKSQVTISPRAQFTIKPNWNKDMLFRLSGGLYHQPPFYRELRDSLGVVRPNVKAQQSIHIVLANDYSFKLWERPFKLVSEAYYKKLDNVNTYTLENVRIRYRANNDAVAYAYGLDVRMNGEFVPGTESWVTFGYLKTEENYRDRGYIARPTDQRLKFGILFQDYVPNIPSLKMYLNLVYNTGLPGGSPSYADPYEFQSRLNDYRRADAGFAYVFTDGSKVYDKGHWLALFKELSVGLEIFNLFDNQNAITNTWVRDVYTKTQYGIPNFLTTRVFSIKLNAAI, from the coding sequence ATAAATAAAGTAATAACCCTTGCACTTTTTTTGTGTACTACCGTACTGTTTGCACAAAAAAGCCCTGTTTTATACGGAGTATTACTAGACGAACGCAATGTACCCATTGAAGGTGTAAATGTGTATTATGACCTCCCTTCGGGACGTGTAAATGCAACAACCGATCGGACAGGGTTTTACCAAATAACCATTCCTGTAGATACTCCTGTAGATGTTTATTTTGAGCATATTAGCTTTAAAATTTCATCCATCCAGAATGTACAAATGGGTTATAACGATACGTTTGAGTTCAATTCCTTTATGCTCACAGGCTCCGAAACCTTAAAAGGCGTAGTAATAACCTCTAACACAGGTAGGCGGCGCGTAGAGGGTATAACCAGCATATCGCCCGAAACAATTAGGAAAATACCTGGAGCCAACGCAGGGGTAGAAAATATTATTAAACTATTGGGTGGTAATAGTAATAACGAGTTAAGTACCCAATATGCTGTGCGCGGTGGTAACTACGATGAAAATTTGGTATATGTAGAAGATATCGAAATATACCGCCCATTCCTTATACGCTCGGGGCAACAGGAAGGTTTGAGCTTTACCAATACCGCAATGGTAGAGAATGTAGAGTTCTCGGCAGGAGGGTTTCAGGCACGGTATGGCGATAAATTATCGTCGGTACTGGATATTACCTACCGCCGCCCAAAAGAGTTTGGTGCAGAGCTAGAAGCTAGTTTTTTAGGAGGTAGCTTAACGCTGGAATCAATATCAAAAAATAAAAAATGGAGTGGTATTGTAGGTGCACGGTATCGCGATAATAGTTTGCTGGTGAATAGCCGTGAAACAGAAACCAATTTTAGACCTACGTTTGCCGACATCCAAACCATGGTTAATTTTAAACCATCGGATAAATGGGAGTTGAGTTTTTTAGGAAACATATCGCAAAATAAATACTACTTTGAGCCTTTAACACGGCAGACCAATTTTGGTACTATTGACGAACCTATTGCATTACAAATATTTTACGAAGGGGAGGAGCGTGATGAATACGAAACCTATTTTGGTGCGTTTAAATCGACTTACGAAGTATCGGAAAACTTTACTTTTAAGGTAATTGGCTCCATATACCATACGCAAGAACAAGAACATTTTGATATATTGGCACAGTACGCACTGGGCGAGGTAGATACGAATATAGGTTCGGATACCTTTGGCGATATCCAATCGGCACGCGGAGTAGGATCACAACTTAATCATGGGCGTAACGACTTGGATGCCCTTATTATTAATGCAGAAGTAAAAGGTTTTCATGATATTGAGAAACATCGTATAGAGTGGGGTGTTAAATACACCCGCGAAGATATTCGTGACCGTTTGGTAGAATGGGAGGTAATTGATTCGGCAGGGTTCTCTTTACCAGCTCCCGTTATAGATCGTCCTATAAACGACCAACCCTACAACCCTTATACAGGACCGTTAACGCCTTACCAGAATGTAAGAGCTACTAATTTTGCCGAAGTTAACCGTTTTTCGGGCTACGCACAGTGGAGCAAACGAGCAAAACTGGGTAATAGCGATATTTGGATGAATGCAGGTGTACGAGCCCACCAGTGGCAAGTAAATGTTGAGGGTGGCAGCTCAGGTAAAAGCCAAGTAACCATTAGCCCGCGTGCACAATTTACCATTAAACCCAATTGGAATAAGGATATGCTTTTTCGCCTTTCGGGCGGATTGTACCACCAGCCCCCTTTTTACAGGGAGTTGCGCGACTCGCTTGGTGTAGTACGCCCCAACGTAAAAGCACAGCAATCCATACACATTGTATTGGCTAACGATTATAGTTTTAAACTCTGGGAACGTCCGTTTAAACTAGTATCAGAAGCCTATTATAAAAAGCTCGATAACGTAAATACATATACGTTGGAGAATGTACGTATTCGTTATCGTGCCAATAACGATGCTGTTGCGTATGCCTATGGCTTGGACGTACGTATGAATGGTGAGTTTGTGCCTGGTACTGAATCGTGGGTAACGTTTGGTTACCTAAAAACAGAAGAAAATTATAGGGATAGAGGCTACATTGCACGCCCTACTGACCAAAGGTTGAAGTTTGGAATACTATTTCAAGATTACGTACCAAACATACCGAGTTTAAAAATGTACCTAAATTTGGTATATAATACGGGTTTACCAGGAGGTTCGCCATCTTATGCCGACCCTTATGAGTTCCAATCGCGCCTTAACGATTACCGTCGTGCCGATGCTGGCTTTGCCTACGTGTTTACAGATGGCTCTAAGGTGTACGATAAGGGGCATTGGCTAGCTTTGTTTAAAGAATTATCTGTTGGTTTAGAGATTTTTAATTTGTTCGATAACCAAAATGCCATTACCAATACTTGGGTGCGCGATGTATATACTAAAACACAATATGGTATACCTAATTTTTTAACTACACGCGTTTTCAGTATAAAGCTTAATGCTGCGATATAA
- a CDS encoding M23 family metallopeptidase — MVSRLFFLLFTLISFAQQQYPEDYFKPPLDLPVCPSGTFGEVRSNHFHAGLDYRTQKRTGFPVHAAADGYVSRIKVSTYGYGTALYITHPNGYTTVYAHLESYAPKIDDVVRAEQYRRKLFQVEMFFKPNEIPVQQGETVAISGNTGSSGGPHLHFEYRDTETQKIINPLHFGLKKLMTDTQAPRIKGLMVYPLNDDAVVNGSNVPVTIPVVLQKDGTYRANAVMAKGTVGLSINASDRSTGSTNNNGVYKVQLFRNDTLDFNYTFDTFAFSETRYANNFIDYAYYHKKRQRFHKLFTQTPYPLSVVSGNTSNGQFEVLPNNTPHNFTIEVADFHGNKTTVHGTIVHTATDAKTNKKEKNTPYFVAAAKDNTYSKDGVTVHIPSGTFYEDFYMDFEVNDSVLYLHNPTVPVHKNITLSFDVSHLSPEVLQKTFISGFSEKRRSYHTSHLENGKLTAKVKALGNYKLDQDTIAPKIYTPSFKEGSWISKQQTFSLKISDNFAGIATFDAWLNNKWVLLHYEHKTNTVFHNFSDGIVANGRNDLKVVVTDNVGNSTTYNTHFFRTQNTNAVENDK; from the coding sequence ATGGTATCACGATTATTTTTTTTACTTTTTACCCTTATATCTTTTGCACAACAACAGTATCCAGAGGATTATTTTAAGCCACCACTGGATTTACCCGTATGCCCGTCGGGTACTTTTGGCGAGGTAAGGAGCAATCATTTTCATGCAGGACTGGATTACAGAACCCAGAAAAGAACAGGTTTTCCAGTGCATGCCGCCGCAGATGGCTATGTTTCGCGCATTAAAGTATCTACCTACGGCTACGGTACAGCACTATACATAACGCACCCTAACGGTTATACTACCGTATATGCCCACCTAGAAAGCTATGCCCCTAAAATAGACGATGTGGTACGTGCCGAGCAGTACAGAAGGAAATTGTTTCAGGTAGAAATGTTTTTTAAACCCAACGAAATACCTGTACAACAAGGCGAAACAGTAGCTATTTCGGGCAATACAGGGAGCTCTGGCGGACCCCATTTGCATTTTGAATATCGTGATACTGAAACACAAAAAATAATTAATCCATTACATTTTGGGCTTAAAAAACTTATGACGGATACCCAAGCCCCTCGCATAAAAGGGCTTATGGTATATCCGCTTAACGACGATGCTGTGGTTAATGGTAGTAATGTTCCCGTTACAATTCCCGTTGTTTTACAAAAAGATGGTACGTACCGTGCCAACGCTGTTATGGCAAAAGGCACAGTAGGACTTTCTATTAATGCATCCGATAGGTCTACAGGGAGTACTAACAATAACGGTGTGTATAAAGTGCAACTGTTCCGTAACGATACGCTCGATTTTAATTATACGTTTGATACATTTGCTTTTAGCGAAACACGTTACGCCAATAATTTTATAGATTATGCCTATTATCATAAAAAAAGGCAACGTTTTCATAAATTATTTACACAAACCCCTTATCCGTTATCAGTAGTATCAGGCAATACATCCAATGGGCAGTTTGAGGTACTTCCTAACAATACCCCCCATAATTTTACCATAGAAGTTGCCGATTTTCATGGGAACAAAACAACAGTTCACGGTACTATAGTACATACTGCTACCGATGCTAAAACGAATAAAAAAGAAAAAAACACACCTTACTTTGTAGCAGCAGCTAAAGATAATACGTACAGTAAAGATGGTGTTACAGTACATATACCAAGTGGTACGTTTTATGAAGATTTTTATATGGATTTTGAGGTTAACGATTCTGTATTGTATTTACACAACCCTACAGTACCAGTACATAAAAACATTACACTATCGTTTGACGTAAGCCACCTTTCACCCGAAGTACTCCAAAAAACGTTTATTTCAGGCTTTAGCGAAAAACGACGTTCGTACCATACTAGTCATTTAGAAAATGGAAAACTAACAGCAAAAGTAAAAGCGTTAGGCAACTACAAACTAGACCAAGATACTATTGCACCCAAAATATACACGCCTAGTTTTAAAGAAGGTAGCTGGATTAGCAAGCAACAAACTTTTAGCCTTAAGATAAGTGACAATTTTGCGGGAATTGCTACATTTGACGCTTGGTTAAACAACAAGTGGGTATTACTGCATTACGAGCATAAAACCAATACTGTTTTCCATAATTTTAGTGATGGTATTGTAGCAAATGGGCGTAACGATTTAAAAGTTGTAGTTACTGATAATGTTGGTAATAGCACAACCTACAATACACATTTTTTTAGAACACAAAATACAAACGCTGTTGAAAACGATAAATAA
- a CDS encoding cell division protein ZapA: MDEKLKIKISIADRVYPLTVDPSQEEGLRSASKKIDAMIKQFEENYAVRDKQDVLAMCALQFAAKTEQKQIDNAESLDEAMARLKEMDEKLSEVLSK, encoded by the coding sequence ATGGATGAAAAGCTTAAAATAAAGATATCAATTGCAGACAGGGTGTATCCGTTAACGGTAGATCCCTCGCAGGAAGAAGGGCTACGTAGTGCTTCGAAAAAAATTGATGCTATGATTAAGCAGTTCGAAGAAAACTATGCGGTACGAGATAAACAGGATGTTTTAGCAATGTGCGCTTTGCAATTTGCAGCAAAAACAGAGCAAAAACAAATAGATAATGCAGAATCGCTAGATGAAGCGATGGCACGACTTAAAGAAATGGATGAGAAGTTGAGCGAAGTGCTTTCCAAATAA
- the rny gene encoding ribonuclease Y, translating into MDSTLMIIIGCIIGLAIGFGIAKFLEKKSASGILGNAKKEAASILKEANSKADTVKKDKILQAKEKFLELKAEHEQVILGRDKKIAEAEKRTRDKESQVSSELAKAKKLNDESESKIKDYNNRLDHLDKKQQEIDRLHKSQVEQLEVISGLSADDAKAQLVESLKAEAKSNAMSHIQDTIEEAKLTAQQEAKKIIISTIQRVGTEEAVENCVSVFNIESDDVKGRIIGREGRNIRALESATGVEIIVDDTPEAIILSCFDPVRREVARLSLHKLVTDGRIHPARIEEVVAKTAKQIEDEIIEVGKRTVIDLGIHGLHPELIKVIGRMKYRSSYGQNLLQHSREVAKLCGIMAAELGLNVKLAKRAGLLHDIGKVPDAESDLPHALLGMQWAEKYGEKEEVCNAIGAHHDEIEMKSLLSPVVQVCDAISGARPGARRQVLDSYIQRLKDLEDIAYGFGGVKSAYAIQAGRELRVIVESEKVSDEMAANLSFEISHKIQTEMTYPGQVKITVVRETRAVNIAK; encoded by the coding sequence ATGGATTCAACATTAATGATAATTATCGGTTGCATTATAGGCTTAGCCATTGGTTTTGGAATAGCAAAATTTTTGGAAAAAAAGAGTGCTTCTGGAATTTTAGGCAATGCCAAAAAAGAGGCTGCATCTATTCTTAAAGAAGCAAACAGCAAGGCAGACACCGTTAAAAAAGATAAGATACTACAAGCTAAAGAAAAGTTTTTAGAGCTTAAAGCAGAGCATGAGCAAGTAATACTTGGGCGCGATAAAAAAATAGCTGAGGCTGAAAAAAGAACGCGTGATAAAGAGTCGCAAGTTTCTAGCGAATTGGCAAAAGCTAAAAAATTAAACGACGAGTCGGAATCTAAAATTAAAGATTACAACAACCGTTTAGATCATCTTGATAAAAAACAACAAGAGATAGACCGACTGCATAAAAGCCAAGTGGAGCAACTTGAGGTTATATCAGGATTATCTGCTGATGATGCAAAAGCACAATTGGTAGAGAGCTTAAAAGCGGAAGCGAAAAGCAATGCCATGTCGCACATTCAAGATACCATTGAAGAGGCAAAACTTACAGCACAACAGGAAGCGAAAAAAATAATTATAAGTACTATACAACGTGTAGGTACTGAGGAAGCTGTTGAAAACTGCGTATCAGTATTCAACATCGAATCAGACGACGTAAAGGGTAGAATTATTGGTCGTGAAGGACGTAACATTCGTGCACTGGAAAGTGCTACGGGTGTAGAGATTATTGTAGATGATACGCCCGAAGCTATTATACTTTCGTGCTTTGATCCTGTGCGTAGAGAGGTTGCACGCCTATCGTTACATAAACTGGTAACAGACGGACGAATTCACCCAGCACGTATTGAGGAGGTTGTTGCTAAAACAGCCAAACAGATTGAAGATGAAATTATAGAGGTGGGTAAACGTACCGTTATTGATTTAGGTATACACGGATTGCATCCTGAGCTTATTAAGGTAATTGGTAGAATGAAGTACCGTTCGTCTTACGGTCAGAACTTACTACAGCACTCGCGCGAAGTAGCAAAACTTTGTGGTATTATGGCTGCCGAGCTTGGGCTTAACGTTAAATTGGCCAAAAGGGCTGGTTTATTACACGATATTGGTAAAGTGCCTGATGCAGAGAGCGATTTACCACACGCATTATTGGGTATGCAATGGGCTGAAAAGTATGGCGAAAAAGAAGAGGTTTGTAATGCCATTGGTGCGCACCACGATGAAATAGAAATGAAATCATTGCTATCGCCAGTAGTACAGGTGTGTGATGCCATATCGGGGGCAAGACCAGGTGCAAGACGACAGGTGCTTGACTCGTATATACAGCGATTAAAGGATCTTGAGGATATTGCTTATGGCTTTGGTGGTGTAAAAAGTGCTTATGCCATACAAGCAGGACGCGAACTACGTGTAATTGTAGAGAGTGAGAAAGTAAGTGATGAGATGGCTGCAAACTTATCGTTTGAGATATCGCATAAAATACAAACTGAAATGACGTACCCCGGACAGGTTAAAATTACTGTTGTTAGGGAAACTAGAGCTGTTAATATTGCTAAGTAA
- a CDS encoding response regulator — protein sequence MRTIKSLYVIDDDKIYHFLLKNLLKQNGIDASVRFFCDGAEAIDYIKDNNNEELPDLILLDVNMPIMNGWQFLEEYSALVPKLVKQSVIYMISSSNNEVDINKAKDFNEIVRDYYLKPICKDDLNKIFLPQDVQ from the coding sequence ATGAGGACAATTAAAAGCCTTTATGTTATAGATGATGATAAAATTTACCACTTTTTGCTTAAAAATTTACTCAAGCAAAACGGTATAGACGCTTCCGTAAGGTTTTTTTGCGATGGTGCAGAGGCTATAGATTATATTAAAGATAATAATAATGAAGAATTGCCAGACCTTATATTATTGGATGTAAATATGCCTATTATGAACGGTTGGCAGTTTTTAGAAGAATATTCGGCTTTGGTACCAAAACTTGTAAAGCAATCTGTTATTTACATGATAAGCTCGTCCAACAACGAGGTTGATATTAATAAAGCTAAGGATTTTAATGAAATTGTTAGGGACTATTACTTAAAACCCATTTGCAAAGACGATTTAAACAAAATATTCCTACCACAAGATGTACAATAA
- a CDS encoding sensor histidine kinase: protein MRFFGMPDIHDEESLNAFYKKLLDQVPDIIFKMVWKTDNLYSLVYVSESVNDVYEISVETAMYNSAFFFEERLFPEDAEQFIATMEHSKDTLTDWKYEYRVELPKKGLRWMRVAAHPELEKDGTISFYGRVSDITEQKEHERRLKISEERFKYALRAASEGIWDWDMTNNTVYFSGQSMGIIGTEEEAIVPLDFWRERMHPDDIKQHELSRKAHLSGEAPYFESIYRVKNNKGKYRWVLSRGKVVAYDNDKPIRAIGTHKDITLLKEKEIELANTINIIGSQNNRLSNFAHIVSHNLRSHAGNLKMLIDIFKQAKEEEKEEMFKQLEAISDGLYVTIIHLKELVDIQFEVKIVKEKLNLRHYLKNILNILHNEIRKHGVDIEINIPLDLTVNYNPAYLESVLLNFTTNAIKYSSSERKPMLSYDFEMIDGQKVLSISDNGLGIDLKKHGNSLFGMYKTFHKNQNARGIGLFITKNQVEAMGGRIEVFSEVNKGTTFKIYFNEDN from the coding sequence ATGAGATTCTTCGGAATGCCCGATATACACGATGAGGAAAGTTTAAACGCTTTTTACAAAAAACTTCTTGACCAAGTACCAGATATTATATTTAAAATGGTTTGGAAGACAGATAACCTATACTCCTTAGTGTACGTTAGTGAATCGGTAAATGACGTTTACGAAATTAGTGTTGAAACGGCTATGTACAATAGTGCGTTTTTCTTTGAAGAGCGTTTGTTCCCAGAAGATGCAGAGCAGTTTATTGCTACAATGGAACACTCCAAAGATACCCTTACGGATTGGAAATACGAATACAGAGTAGAGCTACCTAAAAAAGGGTTACGCTGGATGCGTGTTGCAGCACACCCAGAGTTGGAAAAAGATGGTACAATAAGCTTTTACGGCAGGGTTAGCGATATTACTGAGCAAAAAGAGCACGAGAGAAGGTTAAAGATATCTGAAGAACGGTTTAAGTACGCCCTACGCGCAGCATCTGAGGGGATATGGGACTGGGACATGACAAATAATACGGTTTATTTTTCTGGACAATCTATGGGGATTATAGGCACCGAAGAGGAGGCAATAGTACCTCTTGATTTTTGGAGAGAACGCATGCACCCTGACGATATTAAGCAACACGAACTTTCCAGAAAAGCACACCTAAGTGGCGAAGCACCCTATTTTGAGAGCATATACCGCGTTAAAAATAACAAAGGTAAGTATCGGTGGGTTTTAAGTAGGGGTAAAGTAGTAGCTTACGATAATGATAAACCCATACGAGCTATAGGTACCCATAAAGATATTACTTTACTAAAAGAGAAAGAAATAGAGCTAGCCAATACCATAAATATAATAGGTAGCCAAAACAATAGGCTTAGCAATTTTGCCCATATTGTTTCACACAATTTAAGATCGCATGCGGGTAATCTTAAAATGCTTATCGACATATTTAAACAAGCTAAGGAAGAAGAAAAGGAAGAAATGTTTAAGCAGCTTGAGGCTATATCTGATGGACTTTATGTTACAATTATTCACCTTAAGGAATTAGTAGACATACAGTTTGAGGTTAAAATTGTGAAAGAAAAGCTCAATTTAAGACATTATCTTAAAAATATATTGAATATCTTGCACAATGAAATAAGAAAACATGGTGTAGATATAGAAATAAACATTCCCCTTGACTTAACAGTAAATTATAACCCCGCTTATCTAGAAAGTGTTTTGCTTAACTTTACTACAAATGCCATTAAATATTCGAGCTCCGAAAGAAAGCCGATGCTATCATACGATTTTGAGATGATAGATGGGCAAAAAGTATTATCCATATCAGATAATGGTTTGGGTATCGACTTAAAGAAGCACGGAAATTCTCTCTTTGGTATGTATAAAACATTTCACAAAAACCAAAATGCTCGTGGTATAGGTTTATTTATAACCAAAAACCAAGTAGAAGCTATGGGAGGACGTATAGAAGTGTTTAGCGAAGTTAATAAAGGGACTACTTTTAAAATATATTTTAATGAGGACAATTAA
- the xerA gene encoding site-specific tyrosine recombinase/integron integrase — MKSWTKYINDYQSYLKIERGLSDNSVTNYLFDVKRLVAYIEENEIDVSPKKITEETIQQFIYHIAETLNPRSRARLISGLKSFFSYIVFEGYREDNPLALIEVPKIGRKLPDTLSTDEIDMLIGSIDLSAKNKQGHRNKAILETLYSCGLRVSELTELKISDLFFDEGFIKVTGKGNKQRFVPIDNLTQKYITIYKDEVRVLQPIQKGYEDTLFLNRRGKSLTRAMIFTIIKNLAKQAELNKTISPHTFRHSFATHLLENGADLRSIQLMLGHESITTTEIYMHMDRKFLKNIIDNYHPRR; from the coding sequence ATGAAAAGCTGGACAAAGTACATAAACGATTATCAATCGTATCTTAAAATCGAAAGAGGCTTATCAGATAACTCCGTAACCAATTATCTTTTCGATGTAAAGCGACTGGTTGCCTATATAGAGGAAAATGAAATTGATGTATCTCCTAAAAAAATAACCGAAGAGACAATACAACAATTTATATATCATATTGCAGAAACATTAAACCCGCGTTCGCGTGCACGGCTCATATCAGGGCTTAAAAGTTTTTTTAGTTACATTGTTTTTGAAGGATACAGAGAAGATAACCCGTTGGCATTAATAGAAGTACCTAAAATAGGGCGTAAACTGCCCGATACGCTATCTACTGATGAAATTGATATGCTTATAGGATCTATTGATTTATCTGCAAAAAATAAGCAAGGTCACCGAAATAAAGCTATACTCGAAACATTATACAGTTGCGGGCTTCGCGTATCCGAACTTACAGAACTTAAAATATCTGATTTGTTTTTTGATGAAGGTTTTATAAAAGTTACAGGAAAAGGAAATAAGCAACGTTTTGTACCCATAGATAATTTAACGCAAAAATATATAACAATATATAAAGATGAGGTTAGGGTTTTACAACCCATACAAAAAGGTTACGAGGATACGTTATTTTTAAACCGACGTGGTAAAAGCTTAACGCGTGCGATGATATTTACAATAATTAAAAATTTGGCAAAACAAGCAGAACTCAATAAAACAATAAGTCCGCACACATTTCGGCATTCCTTCGCTACACATTTATTAGAGAATGGTGCCGATTTACGCTCTATTCAGCTAATGTTAGGGCATGAATCTATTACAACAACCGAAATTTACATGCATATGGATAGAAAATTTCTCAAAAATATTATAGATAATTACCATCCTAGACGATAA
- a CDS encoding 1-phosphofructokinase family hexose kinase: MSTILTITLNPTVDKSSSVANIKPEKKLRCAPPKYEPGGGGINVSRGLVRLGVNTKALFTTGGRTGSLLEELLEQENIKTLPIPIVAETRENFVVVDTFTNEQYRFGMPGKTVTPDDRVAIKNAIAVIHPFPEIVVISGSLPPGIPSAFITTIVQLVKSKGSKVVMDTSGNALQAALNEGVYLLKPNIGELSRLAGIEYLDNDTATHAALQLINKGMAEVIVISMGAQGAYLVTKNKQVHVPAPSVHKKSTVGAGDSMVAGMMAVLSKKGTLVDMVRMGVACGSAATMNPGTGLFKTADAEQLYQWLSKQ, translated from the coding sequence ATGTCCACCATACTTACTATCACCCTAAACCCAACTGTTGATAAAAGCAGTAGCGTAGCCAATATAAAACCCGAAAAAAAGCTAAGATGCGCTCCACCTAAGTACGAACCAGGTGGTGGCGGTATTAACGTATCTCGTGGTTTGGTACGTTTAGGAGTAAATACTAAAGCTTTATTTACAACAGGTGGACGTACAGGTAGTTTGTTAGAGGAGCTTTTGGAGCAAGAAAACATAAAAACACTCCCAATACCTATAGTTGCCGAAACCAGAGAAAATTTTGTGGTAGTAGATACTTTTACCAATGAGCAGTATCGTTTTGGTATGCCAGGTAAAACAGTAACTCCTGATGACAGGGTTGCTATAAAAAATGCAATAGCAGTAATACACCCTTTTCCAGAAATTGTGGTAATAAGCGGTAGTTTGCCTCCAGGTATACCCTCTGCATTTATTACAACTATAGTACAATTGGTAAAAAGTAAAGGCAGTAAGGTAGTTATGGATACCTCTGGTAATGCATTACAGGCAGCGCTTAACGAAGGGGTTTATTTACTTAAACCTAATATTGGCGAACTTAGCCGTTTGGCAGGTATTGAGTATTTGGATAACGATACGGCAACCCATGCAGCATTACAACTCATTAACAAAGGTATGGCAGAGGTTATTGTAATATCTATGGGAGCGCAGGGAGCTTATTTAGTAACTAAAAACAAACAGGTGCATGTACCTGCGCCATCAGTACACAAAAAAAGCACAGTGGGTGCTGGCGATAGTATGGTAGCAGGCATGATGGCTGTATTATCTAAAAAAGGGACTTTGGTCGATATGGTTCGTATGGGAGTAGCCTGCGGCTCTGCAGCAACAATGAATCCTGGTACAGGGTTATTTAAAACTGCCGATGCCGAGCAATTGTATCAATGGTTGTCTAAACAATAA
- the aroQ gene encoding type II 3-dehydroquinate dehydratase — protein sequence MKIIIINGPNLNLLGQREPEIYGNKSFNDYFELLQEKHPSVELSYYQSNIEGEIIDKIHQVGFSYDGIVLNAGAYTHTSVAIADAIKAITTPVVEVHISNTFSRETFRHQSYISPVSVGVVIGFGLNGYNLAIQSYKS from the coding sequence ATGAAAATCATCATCATTAACGGTCCAAATCTCAACTTATTGGGACAAAGAGAGCCAGAAATATATGGTAATAAATCGTTTAACGATTACTTTGAGCTTTTACAAGAAAAGCATCCCAGCGTTGAACTTTCGTACTATCAAAGCAATATTGAAGGCGAAATTATAGATAAAATTCACCAAGTAGGTTTTAGTTACGATGGTATAGTACTTAATGCAGGAGCCTACACACACACATCCGTAGCAATTGCCGATGCCATTAAAGCAATAACCACACCAGTAGTAGAGGTACATATATCCAACACCTTCTCACGCGAAACGTTTAGGCATCAATCATATATTTCACCAGTTTCTGTAGGTGTCGTTATTGGTTTCGGTCTTAACGGATACAATCTCGCAATACAGTCTTATAAATCATAA
- a CDS encoding porin family protein: MKKLLFLAVALAGTFAVQAQGINFGVKAGANFSNFSGDVDSEGITSFHAGAVLELNVLPVLSIQGEGLFSSQGAKFENELGTTDVDLSYISVPVMAKYYIIPSKLSLMAGPQFSFLVDEAEESLEANSFDMAAAGGVELKIMGGLFAQARYTIGVTDIADDVDAQNAVFQLSVGYFF; the protein is encoded by the coding sequence ATGAAAAAACTATTATTTTTAGCAGTTGCATTAGCAGGTACATTTGCAGTACAGGCGCAAGGAATAAACTTTGGTGTAAAGGCCGGAGCTAACTTTTCTAACTTTAGTGGCGATGTTGACTCTGAGGGAATCACGAGCTTTCATGCAGGAGCTGTTTTAGAGCTTAATGTTCTCCCAGTATTATCAATACAAGGGGAAGGGCTTTTCTCTTCTCAAGGTGCTAAATTTGAAAATGAATTGGGAACAACTGATGTTGATTTAAGTTATATATCAGTACCTGTAATGGCAAAATATTATATAATACCCAGTAAACTAAGTTTAATGGCAGGACCTCAATTCTCGTTTTTAGTAGACGAAGCCGAAGAATCATTAGAGGCCAATAGTTTTGATATGGCAGCCGCAGGTGGTGTGGAGCTTAAAATAATGGGTGGGCTTTTTGCACAAGCGCGTTACACTATTGGTGTTACGGATATTGCTGATGATGTTGATGCCCAAAATGCAGTATTTCAGCTATCAGTAGGTTACTTCTTTTAA